One segment of Toxoplasma gondii ME49 chromosome VI, whole genome shotgun sequence DNA contains the following:
- a CDS encoding hypothetical protein (encoded by transcript TGME49_240570~Predicted trans-membrane domain (TMHMM2.0):83-106:140-163:261-284:321-344) encodes MATDCYSVSGPQSGYWCCSVPEETEEEICHRRKREQILLSLSRVKGLSPYSRVVLQPDVDYVIDELEQKDVEDSNKYLCGTQTSVFSNSVGLLIWLGLYAVAMLGLQFRLYRMIGQLPLPEQWPDLGPWVKATAEEYNGRFDAYYSIGIGAMMLVMTLAFSSARSNLGSFIDRMTKHLVWVAQQELRTDIRDSVDHDFYSFINRLPQYFCISEDLTKSTIKRIHRRLHTDLDVRTSVVDFELKGPLAIRYEVQKRMSNRLCCLSLWCFFLPWLLTMMANTALVLRVYTMTYKQDHEIRVNSPEVITEGEYGAALRDEGLQHIGYALLVNLIAWIYLLIVQLRCLTFYVIKHLYPRINVAITSYCDRLLARTWEGAVLSGLAEYIDDVKANVGFLEEEIRLSMPSKDSHRSPTYGEHTIDPYRQGLSSDFGSANVVAGFDSPERTLLPSQARHQDDLTVSASRPPSSLLSPRVSDSDLSRNRRHSALTEPLCKLSSCESAYSGSK; translated from the exons ATGGCGACTGATTGCTACTCTGTCTCTGGACCCCAGTCCGGATACTGGTGCTGCAGTGTACCAGaggaaactgaagaagaaatctgCCACCGACGGAAAAGGGAGCAGATCTTACTGTCGTTGAGCCGCGTCAAGGGGCTTTCCCCGTACTCAAGGGTGGTCCTCCAGCCGGACGTCGACTACGTTATCGACGAGCTGGAACAGAAGGACGTGGAGGACTCCAATAAGTATCTATGCGGGACGCAGACTTCGGTATTTTCCAATAGCGTCGGTCTGCTGATATGGCTAGGGTTATATGCAGTCGCCATGTTGGGCCTGCAGTTTCGCCTCTACAGGATGATCGGCCAGCTG CCTCTACCAGAGCAATGGCCAGACCTAGGTCCCTGGGTTAAAGCCACTGCAGAGGAGTACAACGGGAGATTCGACGCTTACTACAGCATCGGCATCGGCGCCATGATGCTGGTGATGACGCTCGCATTCTCATCAGCTCGTTCCAATCTAGGAAGCTTTATCGACAGG ATGACTAAGCACCTAGTATGGGTGGCGCAGCAAGAACTCCGAACAGATATTCGGGATTCAGTTGATCACGACTTTTACTCCTTTATTAACAGGCTGCCGCAGTACTTCTGCATTTCGGAAGACCTTACTAAGTCGACTATTAAAAGAATTCATCGACGCTTGCATACAGATCTCGACGTTCGCACCTCAGTCGTGGACTTCGAGCTGAAGGGGCCTCTGGCAATTCGATACGAAGTGCAGAAGAGGATGTCGAACAGGCTGTGTTGCTTGTCGTTAtggtgtttcttcttgccaTGGCTTCTCACCATGATGGCTAACACAGCGCTAGTGCTTCGGGTGTACACCATGACGTACAAGCAAGACCACGAGATCAGAGTCAACAGCCCGGAGGTTATTACGGAAGGAGAATATGGAGCCGCTCTTCGTGATGAAGGACTGCAGCATATTGGCTATGCTTTACTGGTCAACCTAATCGCATGGATCTACTTGTTGATCGTTCAGCTGAGGTGCCTTACCTTTTACGTTATCAAGCATCTGTATCCTCGGATCAATGTCGCTATCACCTCGTATTGCGATCGACTG CTGGCAAGAACCTGGGAAGGTGCAGTGCTCTCGGGATTAGCAGAGTATATCGACGACGTCAAGGCAAATGTGGGGTTTTTGGAAGAGGAAATCAGGCTGTCAATGCCGTCCAAGGATTCACACCGTTCTCCCACTTACGGTGAACACACCATTGACCCTTATCGACAAGGACTTTCAAGTGACTTTGGGTCGGCAAATGTTGTTGCTGGATTCGATTCTCCAGAGCGC ACTCTGCTGCCATCTCAGGCCCGACATCAGGATGACTTGACAGTTTCCGCAAGCAGACcaccctcttctctgctgtcccCACGAGTGTCCGACTCCGACCTGTCCAGAAATCGACGTCACTCTGCCCTCACTGAGCCTCTGTGCAAACTGTCATCATGTGAGTCTGCATATTCCGGGTCGAAATGA
- a CDS encoding hypothetical protein (encoded by transcript TGME49_240540) — protein MIKSLSQLPLDRLAKEPAVLQLKLEDLNGALEEAVVDNCSVLLSSSRCLTYVEGDVASVASRLSGLQQSLSQLKERLQVFMDISGRASSTHAALQLLWAMQETVTELMALPAMIRNCCKARLYSEALDLAVFAREQLVSLGARCRREEPLLRVIGRQVEEERIACHAALLQELGTAENFAHIVKLLGHLRRVGLFPEDHLRRQFIDRRGASVSALKSAVETQCANDCVRGLCSAASLLSGAILEVVTQYRAIFGDLHMSIAFWLRMQVTWFLLLVHRNLTLSRRKHRNEPLACHRGDSRSVPPLMTSLKDKAWLHVGAQLPEGRVGEEPPLDAASLSSLYRHTQHAACCLRRVGAYFFPAVVPVFEHYLHSVLQHKGNVALSRLHQDLRCYSWDSSALFRSLLEKCEEVSHDAGPLVKFSSVCDESGASERFALLRHPPLCTFMNELLKVLNAALDFPLFTVVTALPTMFKRILLRGAYILESIRRDVIEQTTDKQTKDEFASLCQAYVNILLPLLVADLRSVLNFKFVPEAVFSDVKDWVEQQRLYETSCCV, from the exons ATGATTAAAAGCCTCTCACAATTACCGCTGGACCGCTTGGCTAAGGAGCCG GCAGTTCTACAGCTTAAACTTGAAGATCTCAATGGCGCGCTGGAGGAGGCGGTGGTGGACAACTGCAGTGTTCTGTTATCTTCATCGCGGTGTCTGACCTATGTGGAAGGCGAT GTCGCGAGTGTGGCCAGCCGACTTTCGGGCCTGCAACAGTCGCTGTCTCAGTTAAAAGAACGACTCCAA GTTTTCATGGATATCAGCGGACGAGCGTCCAGTACACATGCTGCTCTTCAGCTGCTATGGGCCATGCAGGAGACTGTCACTGAA CTTATGGCTCTGCCGGCCATGATAAGAAATTGCTGCAAAGCGAGACTCTACAGTGAGGCTCTCGATTTAGCTGTGTTTGCACGAGAG CAATTAGTGTCGCTGGGTGCACGATGCCGTAGGGAAGAGCCACTACTGCGCGTCATCGGGAGACAG gtagaggaagaacgaaTTGCCTGCCACGCTGCTTTGCTTCAAGAATTGGGCACTGCCGAAAACTTTGCTCATATTGTTAAACTGTTGGG GCACCTGCGGCGAGTAGGCCTTTTTCCCGAAGATCATCTGCGACGCCAGTTTATCGATCGTCGAGGAGCGTCTGTGTCCGCACTCAAAAGTGCTGTCGAAACACAGTGCGCAAACGATTGTGTGAG AGGACTTTGTTCTGCCGCAAGCTTATTGAGTGGTGCCATCTTGGAGGTTGTTACGCAATACAG GGCAATTTTCGGAGACCTTCACATGTCAATTGCTTTCTGGTTGCGGATGCAAGTGACTTGGTTTCTTCTACTTGTGCATCGCAATCTCACGTTGAGCCGACGTAAACACAGAAATGAGCCACTAGCCTGCCACCGCGGAGATTCGCGAAGCGTGCCTCCGCTAATGACCAGCTTGAAGGACAAAGCGTGGTTACACGTCGGCGCGCAGCTGCCTGAAGGACGGGTTGGAGAAGAACCGCCGTTGGATGCTGCTAGCCTCTCTTCGTTGTATCGGCATACACAACATGCGGcgtgctgtctccgccgcgtGGGTGCGTATTTCTTTCCGGCGGTGGTACCGGTCTTCGAGCACTACTTGCATTCTGTCTTGCAACACAAGGGAAATGTCGCCTTAAGCCGTCTACACCAG GATCTCAGGTGCTACAGCTGGGATTCATCAGCCCTGTTTCGCAGCCTTCTTGAGAAGTGCGAAGAGGTATCACATGACGCGGGGCCCCTTGTTAAATTCTCGTCTGTATGTGACGAGAGTGGCGCCTCCGAGCGGTTTGCGTTGCTTCGACATCCTCCTCTATGTACATTCATGAACGAGCTGTTAAAAGTTCTCAACGCTGCACTGGACTTCCCTCTGTTCACTGTCGTCACCGCCTTACCCACGATGTTCAAGCGAATCCTGTTGAGAGGAGCTTACATTCTCGAGAGCATTCGGCGAGATGTGATAGAGCAGACAACCGACAAGCAGACTAAGgatgagtttgcatctctgtGCCAAGCTTACGTGAACATCCTCCTTCCGTTGTTGGTCGCGGACCTCAGAAGTGTGCTAAACTTTAAGTTTGTTCCTGAG GCGGTCTTCAGTGACGTTAAGGACTGGGTGGAACAGCAGCGATTATATGAGACAAGCTGTTGTGTGTAA
- a CDS encoding type iib dna topoisomerase (encoded by transcript TGME49_240575) gives MAGSESDVVTRLEEAILSLIRWVAVSDVFGPDSCQWISGQFSFRKARTVARWVVMMKQIIMLIQMKTHATIRELFYSSIRTYSTQVVTNRILAKVTQFLGVPRETLHVFSPSKTLVRGPFLLTEISYSADVEVDCNNVFETRGHQLSSFGVSRITCYAKPNFILVVEKETAFQHLLAANFIHCLYPCVIMTARGFPDLASRKLIHLMNCHLNGRTRLFCLCDYDPHGLAIAMTFAFGGEQNKQKYYTEECAIPQMEPLLLPEPKEAVSKGIIREEDTKSMTPLDLHLLQTLHSRLKHLEQQFPSQLHASWRKSLESMLHNRVKYELDAFSDLPEVVGSIISVTVSLP, from the exons ATGGCAGGGAGCGAGAGTGATGTAGTCACGCGCTTGGAGGAAGCCATTCTTTCACTAATACGATGGGTGGCTGTGTCGGATGTTTTCGGGCCAGACAGTTGCCAATGGATCTCGGGCCAATTCAGTTTCCGCAAAGCTAGGACTGTGGCGCGTTGGGTCGTGATGATGAAGCAAATCATCATGCTTATCCAGATGAAGACGCACGCGACCATAAGAGAACTTTTCTATTCCAGCATCAGAACATATTCTACGCAGGTCGTGACGAATAGAATTTTGGCAAAAGTGACACAGTTTCTTGGCGTGCCACGTGAAACACTGCACGTATTCTCACCTTCCAAGACACTTGTCAGAGGACCTTTTCTCTTGACTGAAATTTCAT ATTCCGCCGACGTCGAAGTTGACTGCAATAACGTATTTGAG ACCCGCGGTCATcagctttcttctttcggaGTCAGCCGCATCACCTGCTACGCAAAACCAAATTTTATCTTG GTtgtggaaaaggagacggcaTTTCAGCATCTCCTTGCAGCTAACTTCATACATTG TCTGTACCCTTGTGTTATTATGACTGCTCGGGGATTCCCTG ATCTTGCTAGCCGGAAGCTGATACACCTGATGAATTGTCATCTCAATGGCCGGACAAGGTTGTTTTGTTTGTGTGACTATGATCCTCACG GCTTGGCTATAGCGATGACGTTCGCTTTTGGCGGTGAACAAAACAAGCAGAAATATT ATACGGAAGAGTGCGCAATACCACAGATGGAGCCGCTCCTACTGCCTGAACCCAAGGAGGCCGTCTCAAAAGGAATcatccgagaggaagacaccaAATCGATGACGCCTTTAGACCTGCATCTGCTTCAGAC GTTGCACAGTCGGCTCAAACACCTGGAGCAGCAGTTTCCCAGTCAGCTGCACGCGAGCTGGAG AAAGAGTCTGGAATCTATGCTCCATAACAGGGTTAAATATGA ACTTGATGCTTTCAGCGATCTGCCCGAAGTGGTCGGCTCAATAATTTCGGTTACTGTCTCATTACCATAG
- a CDS encoding copper chaperone COX17-1, putative (encoded by transcript TGME49_240550), with protein sequence MGSQASTPASTTLPAEQPGSTSSCSKRVNAAGKRICCVCTETKAARDECILLNGEEKCKNFIDAHNQCLRSEGFDVQ encoded by the coding sequence ATGGGCTCGCAGGCATCTACACCTGCTTCAACAACCTTACCTGCCGAGCAGCCGGGCAGTACCTCGTCCTGCAGCAAACGTGTCAATGCTGCGGGCAAGCGGATCTGCTGTGTGTGCACAGAAACCAAAGCAGCTCGCGACGAGTGCATTCTGCTaaatggagaggagaaatgTAAGAACTTTATTGATGCTCATAACCAGTGCCTCCGGAGCGAGGGTTTCGATGTCCAGTAA
- a CDS encoding hypothetical protein (encoded by transcript TGME49_240530~Signal peptide predicted by SignalP 2.0 HMM (probability 0.987) with cleavage site probability 0.699 at residue 22), whose amino-acid sequence MGRLAIGFAVYVLLLRTGAVHGQGGFLGNLVSNVAQGALQALQQKQETLAQAASQPSMPSVAEQARIEAIQKAKMNQISATEAQAAAKDVMDTYKQLEQDLAMPLAEKTSHLKDERLKLMRRISTLTKEARAAYDALYPDMVNRPLIIVAKSPDDDMRAVANRIDAQGSLDELQGIMSPCAQFHNEREAEKKELQIVQSMNNLDEESRALSRMSPEERLTYDRNMAEEYGFKKEQLATNIKQAGKINRNTYPFEAINISPTERQAGIHRPTVLGTAVSGLLGGLLGAVPGVGASPITVGRV is encoded by the exons ATGGGAAGACTAGCTATCGGTTTCGCTGTCTATGTGCTGCTCTTGCGCACTGGTGCCGTCCACGGCCAGGGAGGCTTTTTAG GGAATTTGGTATCAAATGTAGCTCAAGGAGCTCTGCAAGCACTGCAGCAAAAGCAGGAAACGCTTGCTCAAGCGGCGTCCCAGCCAAGCATGCCTTCTGTCGCGGAACAAGCACGCATCGAG GCGATACAAAAAGCCAAGATGAACCAGATTTCTGCAACAG AGGCCCAGGCAGCCGCGAAAGATGTGATGGA CACGTACAAACAGCTGGAGCAAGACCTAGCGATGCCTCTTGCAGAAAAGACATCCCACCTGAAGGATGAAAGACTTAAACTTATGCGCCGCATATCCACCCTAACGAAAGAGGCACGTGCCGCATACGATGCCCTCTATCCAG ATATGGTGAACCGCCCACTCATTATTGTTGCAAAGTCCCCCGATGATGACATGCGTGCAGTCGCCAATCGTATTGACGCACAAG GCTCCCTGGATGAACTGCAAGGCATAATGTCGCCGTGCGCACAGTTTCACAATGAACGTGAGgctgaaaagaaagagctaCA GATTGTCCAGAGTATGAACAATCTGGACGAAGAATCTAGAGCTCTCAGTCGCATGTCTCCAGAGGAACGCCTTACCTATG ATCGGAACATGGCCGAAGAATACGGCTTCAAGAAGGAGCAGCTTGCCACAAATATCAAGCAAGCTGGTAAGATTAACCGAAACACATACCCTTTTGAGGCGATTAACATCTCCCCCACAGAGAGGCAAGCAGGCATTCATCGGCCAACTGTTCTGGGAACAGCAGTATCAGGCCTTCTCGGGGGACTGTTAGGCGCCGTACCAGGTGTAGGTGCCTCTCCAATTACAGTTGGCCGAGTGTAA
- a CDS encoding MAPEG family protein (encoded by transcript TGME49_240560~Predicted trans-membrane domain (TMHMM2.0):19-42:105-128:147-170), whose product MGSRRIFDCLASENAGPGAMYGWVVADVILALALQAYLTINVTRARRRFGIECPDVYAIKGITGRTRFSGDADVMLLRLSDQECEVFNCYQRAHLNTLESYPIFLALLCLGGLQYPSACAIGGFIFLLGRLFYAFGYYTGQPEKRMWGSFGAVGLAICALSTLALAVNLVTVGGTGCMDQVPDVFSPGVPSSTESNVETRLLQVK is encoded by the exons ATGG GTTCGCGTCGCATATTTGATTGCTTGGCGAGCGAGAATGCCGGACCCGGAGCCA TGTACGGCTGGGTTGTAGCTGACGTGATTTTGGCTCTAGCTTTACAAGCGTACCTCACTATCAACGTGACACGGGCTCGGCGGCGCTTCGGCATAGAGTGCCCCGACGTCTACGCCATCAAAG GAATAACAGGCCGTACACGGTTCTCCGGCGATGCTGACGTCATGCTTCTGAGGTTGTCCGATCAGGAGTGTGAAGTGTTCAATTGCTATCAGCGGGCCCATCTG AATACGCTGGAATCGTATCCTATAttccttgctcttctttgccttgGCGGACTTCAGTATCCGTCTGCTTGCGCCATCGGGGGCTTCATCTTCTTACTCGGACGCTTGTTCTATGCCTTTGGGTACTATACAG GTCAACCAGAGAAGCGAATGTGGGGATCATTTGGCGCAGTTGGTCTCGCTATCTGTGCCC TGTCAACTCTGGCATTAGCCGTGAATTTGGTGACAGTAGGTGGAACTGGCTGCATGGACCAGGTTCCGGACGTGTTTTCGCCCGGAGTACCATCGTCTACCGAATCCAACGTTGAAACACGACTTCTACAAGTCAAATGA